CTACGCCAGGAGCGCGGCCCGTCATCAGAAGGACGATATCGCAAGACGCACGCATCACGAGCTCTGCGCGCGGTCGACATACTTCGTCGTAAGCACGGAGCGCCGACGAGACGTCGAATCTGGATGTGACTCTTCCCAGCAGGGTGACCAGGATCAAGGCCTCCTCGAGCGCCAGGCCCGATAGCGTCTCGTGGGAGGACAGCATGCCGTGGGCTGCGTCGCACACGAGCACGGCGTTATTGGAGACGTAGCTGCGCGCGGGTACGGGTTGTGTTTGGCAGATGCCGGCGATTTGCACTGTGTAGATACTTTGG
This is a stretch of genomic DNA from Erythrobacter sp. YJ-T3-07. It encodes these proteins:
- a CDS encoding NAD(P)/FAD-dependent oxidoreductase, producing MQIAGICQTQPVPARSYVSNNAVLVCDAAHGMLSSHETLSGLALEEALILVTLLGRVTSRFDVSSALRAYDEVCRPRAELVMRASCDIVLLMTGRAPGV